The following are encoded in a window of Oncorhynchus mykiss isolate Arlee chromosome 11, USDA_OmykA_1.1, whole genome shotgun sequence genomic DNA:
- the LOC100301748 gene encoding myotubularin-related protein 3, which translates to MCSLSSDPHSFTGAMEEEEEGQESMECIQANQIFPRKPPVLEEESLQVPFPELHGEFTEYVGRAEDAIIAMSRYRLHIKFKESIVNSESCEVSVSAYPAVPACPVWCPAQTGLDDIMATCVLTRCMALDCVGVVTQH; encoded by the exons ATGTGTTCCTTGTCCAGTGACCCACACTCCTTCACAGGGGCCATG gaggaggaggaggaggggcaggaGAGCATGGAATGTATCCAGGCCAATCAGATCTTCCCCAGGAAGCCCCCAGTCCTGGAGGAGGAGAGCCTGCAG GTGCCCTTTCCCGAGCTGCATGGCGAGTTCACAGAGTACGTGGGTAGAGCGGAGGATGCCATCATCGCCATGTCCAGATACCGCCTCCACATCAAATTCAAAGAGTCCATCGTCAAC AGTGAGAGTTGTGAGGTGTCAGTAAGTGCCTACCCAGCAGTCCCTGCATGCCCAGTGTGGTGCCCTGCCCAGACTGGGCTGGATGACATCATGGCGACGTGTGTGTTAACCCGTTGCATGGCATTGGACTGTGTTGGAGTTGTGACACAGCATTAG